The genome window TTCCCCTGCCCTTTATTTCCTACGGCCGCTCCTCTCTCTTGACCAGCCTCATCGGCATCGGCATACTCCTCAATATCTCGCGGCAGTCCGCCCCATGGGAACCCCCTCAACGCCATTAGCGGAGCGGCGCAAGCGAGCCCTGATCGCGGCGGGGGGCACCGGGGGGCATTTTTATCCGGGTCTCGTCCTGGCCAAGACCCTGCGAGGGCGCGGCTGGGAGCCGTTGCTTTGCGTGAGACGGGGCGACCCCGCCTTGGCCGTATTGGAGAAAGAGGGCCTCGCCTCGGTGGAAATGGATCTTTCCGGCCTGCCAAGGTCGCTCGGCCCCGGGCTCATCGTTTTCGCGTGGAAGCTGTGGAAAGGCTTCCTTCTTGCGCGCCAAATCGCCAAGGATTTCAAGCCGGACATCACTATCGGCATGGGAGGCTATCTTACTTTTCCCTGCTTGCTGGCCTCAAGGCTCCAAGGCATCCCGGGCGTTCTCCATGATTCCAACGCGGTCCTGGGCCTGGCCAACCGGGCCGCCCGTCTCCTAGGCGCCAAGCTGTTTTGGGGCCTGCCCACGGTCCATGGAGGAGGCATGCTCACGGGCACGCCGATACGCCCATCCCTATGGGAAATAAAGCCCAAGGAGGAGGCAAGAAAACGCCTGGGGCTGGCCTGCGGCCAGCCCCTACTTCTAGTCTTCGGCGGCAGCCAGGGCGCAAGATCTGTGAATCGCAGCGTGCCGGCAGCTCTCAAAAAGCTGCCGGTTGGATGCGCGCTTCAAGTTCTCCACCTGACTGGCGTCAATAACTTCGAGGAAACCCGCCGCGCTTACGAAGGTTCGGCGTTTGCGGTGAAGCTCCTGCCTTTTCTCGAGGAGATGCAATGGGCTTACGCGGCATGCGACCTCGTCCTGTGCCGGTCCGGGGCGAGCACCTTGGCAGAGCTCGCCTCCCAGGAAAAACCCGCCGTCCTCGTGCCCTATCCCCTGGCCGCGGCCAATCACCAGGAGGCCAACGCCAAAATCCTGGCCCGGGCCGGAGCCGCGCGCCTTCTTTTGGACCGGGACATCGCGGAAGGGCTCGCGCCGATCCTCGAGGATTTGCTATGGTCGCAGGACAGCCCCGCCAAGCGCCGCTCCATGGCCGAGGCTTACGCGCGCCTGGGCCTGCCGCCGGCGCATGAAACGGCCGAGCGCCTGGCGGACGCGGTGGAAAAAACCTCGAGACAATGAAAACCAGAATACTCGTGGTCAACGACGACGGGATCAATGGCCGAGGCCTGGCCCCCCTGATCGAAGCCGTCCGCCCTCTGGGGGAAGTCGTGGTCGTAGTGCCGGACCAGGAGCGCTCCGCCGACAGCCATTCGCTCACCTTGCACAAACCCATCCGGATCCACCGCGTGGCTCCCATGATTTTCACCTTGAACGGCAGCCCGGCCGATTGCGCCAGGCTAGGAATCCTGGAGATCATGAATTCCAAGGTAAGCCTCGTGGTCTCCGGCATCAACCGGGGCTACAATCTCGGGGAGGACGTGGTCTATTCCGGAACCGTCGCCGGCGCCCGGGAAGCGACTTTGCTGGAGGTGCCGGCCATCGCCTTCTCGCAGGACCCGAGTTCCCTCGGCTACGCGGCCGCTGTCGTCTGGGCCCGGAAGTTGGCGCGGCTCGTGCTGAAATTCGACCTCCCTCCCGGCATCTGCCTCAACGTCAATTTCCCAAAGCCCCGGCACGGGAATATCTTGAAACCCCTGCCCATGAGGCTCGGCCGGCGCATCTACAGCAAGGAAGTGACCAAGAGGGCCGACCCTCGGGGAGGCCATTATTATTGGCTGGCGGGAAGCTCGGTCAAGAGCGTCAACCTCAAGGGCACCGACGTCAGCGCGGTGGCCTCTGGCCACGCCTCGGTGACTCCTCTGCACGTAGACAACACCGATTTCCCCACGCTCGACATCCTGCGCTCCTGGGAACTGTAGGGAACTCTAGTGCCGGTCCTCCTTCTGCTGGCGCAGGTGAGCCTATCCGCGGTGGGGGACATCCGCCTCGACGGACCCGTAGGGGAGCTCATCGGGCGCCACGGCCCCGAACATCCCACGGCCGCCGTCAGGGAGGCACTCAAGGCCGACATCGTGTTCGGCAACCTCGAGTGCAGCGTCACGACCCGCGGCACCAAACAGGCCAAGACTTGGAATTTCAGGGCCCCGTCCGAGAACCTCGCCAGCCTCAAGGAGGGGGGCTTCGACGTCCTGAACCTGGCCAACAACCACAGCATGGACTACGGGACCGAGGGCTTCCTGGACACTTTGGCGGCGGTCAAGAAGCGGGGCTTCATCGCGGTGGGCGGCGGAAAAAATATCGAGCAGGCGGAGAAGCTGCGGATCATTGAGCGCAACGGGCTTCGCGTGGGCTTTCTAGGCCTGACCAGCACCTTCCCCCCAGAAGCCTGGGCCCGCCGCAAAAAGCCCGGCGTGGCCTACAGCAACTTCAAGCGTTTTCCGGAACTCATCCGAAGGGCGAAAAAAGACTGCGACATTCTGGTCGTTTCTTTTCATGGAGGAACCGAGCTCGCCCTCGAGCCCAACCAAATCCAGAAGGCCTTCGCCCACATGGCCGTGGACGCGGGGGCCGACCTCATCCTGGGGCATCACCCCCATGTCCTGCAGGCCGTGGAACTATATAAAGGAAAGACCATCCTCTACAGCCTCGGCAATTTCCTTTTCGTGTCTCCCGCCCCGGAGACGCGGACCACGGTCATCGCCAAGGCCGCGCTGGGCCGAGGAGGGGTCGAGTCCATCGAATTCGTCCCGCTGGACACCCATTGGGGCCAGCCCATCTTGGCGCCGGAGGAGGGCCGGAAGGCCGCCTACGAGGCCTTAAACCGCCTGGGAGCCCTGTCCCAGCACCCGGAGATCTTCCGCCTCGCCTCGCCTTGATGGAATGTCGGCGGATAAGCTAACATAGCTTGTCATGCTCAAGCTTTTGCGCAAAATTCCCTTCCTCAGCGTCCTCAGCCCCAAGGAGCTCAAGAAAGTCCGGCAAATCGGGAATATCCATGAGTACGCCCCTGGGGAAAGGGTCTTCTCGCAGACGGAGTCGGCAGACCAGATGTTCGTGGTGCTTTCGGGCCAGGTCAAGATTTTCGCGGCCTCCAATGGGAAGAAGCGGAAGACCTTCACCTATCTCCAGGCGGGGGATTTCTTCGGGGAGATGGCCCTGCTCGAGGGAAAGACCCGCTCCGCCTCTGCCGAGGCCGTCCAAGCCTCCAAGCTCCTGACCATCAAGAAAGGCGATTTCCACAGGCTCCTATGCTCGGACCACCAGCTGACCATCTACCTTTTGCGCGCCTTCTCCGAGCGCCTGCGCAAGGCCGATGAGGAGATCGAGGGCCTTCTTTTCCGCAACGTCCTGGGACGGGTCTCGAAAACCCTCTGCGACCTGTCGCAAAAAGGGGAAAGCTTCAAATCCGGCAGGCTTTTGAGGCAGCACTACACCCAGCAGGAGCTGGCCGATCTGGTGGGCACCACAAGGGAGCCCTTGACACGCGCCCTGTCCGCCTTGCGCCGCGCGGACCTCGTGGAGGTCCATGCAGGCCGGTATTTCATCAAAAACCCGCAAAAGCTCTCGGCCCTTTGCCTCACCTGACATGACGGCCAATCCGTATCGCAGCCATTCCTGCGGCGCGCTCGGCGTCTGCGACTTGGGCCAGGAAATCCTCCTGGCCGGCTGGGTTCATTCCCGCCGGGACCACGGAGGAGTGTACTTTTTTGATATGCGCGACCGCTCGGGCCTGGTGCAGGTGGTGGCGCACCCGGACGAGGCCGAGGCGTTCCTCGCCGCGGGCAGGCTCGGGGCCGAGCATGTGGTAAGCCTGCGCGGGATCGTCGAGAGAAGGCCCCGGGGCACGGAGAACCCCAAGATGCCCACCGGAGAGATCGAGGTGCGCGCTAAGGAGATCCGGGTGCTCAACGCCTCCAAGCCTCTGCCCTTCCCGGTGGACGAGCACGCCTCGGTTTCCGAGGAAATCCGGCTCAAGTACCGCTTCCTCGACCTGCGCCGGGCCAAGATGCTGGGAAATCTCACTCTCCGCCACAAGATCGCCATGATCGTGCGTCGCGAGCTCGATGCCGAGGGGTTTCTCGAGGTCGAGACTCCCATGCTCACCAAGGCCACGCCGGAGGGAGCCCGGGACTTCCTGGTGCCCGCCAGGCTCAGCCCCGGCAGCTTCTACGCCCTCCCCCAGTCCCCGCAAATCTTCAAGCAAATCCTCATGGCCTCCGGGGTCGAGCGCTACTTCCAGCTGGCGCGCGCCTTCCGAGACGAGGACCTGCGCTCGGACCGCCAGCCAGAACATACCCAGATAGATATAGAGATGTCCTTCGCGACGGAGGAGATCGTTCACTCGACCGTCGAAAGATTTCTGAAAAGCATCTTCCGGGAAGCCC of Elusimicrobiota bacterium contains these proteins:
- a CDS encoding UDP-N-acetylglucosamine--N-acetylmuramyl-(pentapeptide) pyrophosphoryl-undecaprenol N-acetylglucosamine transferase; this translates as MGTPSTPLAERRKRALIAAGGTGGHFYPGLVLAKTLRGRGWEPLLCVRRGDPALAVLEKEGLASVEMDLSGLPRSLGPGLIVFAWKLWKGFLLARQIAKDFKPDITIGMGGYLTFPCLLASRLQGIPGVLHDSNAVLGLANRAARLLGAKLFWGLPTVHGGGMLTGTPIRPSLWEIKPKEEARKRLGLACGQPLLLVFGGSQGARSVNRSVPAALKKLPVGCALQVLHLTGVNNFEETRRAYEGSAFAVKLLPFLEEMQWAYAACDLVLCRSGASTLAELASQEKPAVLVPYPLAAANHQEANAKILARAGAARLLLDRDIAEGLAPILEDLLWSQDSPAKRRSMAEAYARLGLPPAHETAERLADAVEKTSRQ
- the surE gene encoding 5'/3'-nucleotidase SurE, whose amino-acid sequence is MKTRILVVNDDGINGRGLAPLIEAVRPLGEVVVVVPDQERSADSHSLTLHKPIRIHRVAPMIFTLNGSPADCARLGILEIMNSKVSLVVSGINRGYNLGEDVVYSGTVAGAREATLLEVPAIAFSQDPSSLGYAAAVVWARKLARLVLKFDLPPGICLNVNFPKPRHGNILKPLPMRLGRRIYSKEVTKRADPRGGHYYWLAGSSVKSVNLKGTDVSAVASGHASVTPLHVDNTDFPTLDILRSWEL
- a CDS encoding CapA family protein; amino-acid sequence: MPVLLLLAQVSLSAVGDIRLDGPVGELIGRHGPEHPTAAVREALKADIVFGNLECSVTTRGTKQAKTWNFRAPSENLASLKEGGFDVLNLANNHSMDYGTEGFLDTLAAVKKRGFIAVGGGKNIEQAEKLRIIERNGLRVGFLGLTSTFPPEAWARRKKPGVAYSNFKRFPELIRRAKKDCDILVVSFHGGTELALEPNQIQKAFAHMAVDAGADLILGHHPHVLQAVELYKGKTILYSLGNFLFVSPAPETRTTVIAKAALGRGGVESIEFVPLDTHWGQPILAPEEGRKAAYEALNRLGALSQHPEIFRLASP
- a CDS encoding Crp/Fnr family transcriptional regulator codes for the protein MLKLLRKIPFLSVLSPKELKKVRQIGNIHEYAPGERVFSQTESADQMFVVLSGQVKIFAASNGKKRKTFTYLQAGDFFGEMALLEGKTRSASAEAVQASKLLTIKKGDFHRLLCSDHQLTIYLLRAFSERLRKADEEIEGLLFRNVLGRVSKTLCDLSQKGESFKSGRLLRQHYTQQELADLVGTTREPLTRALSALRRADLVEVHAGRYFIKNPQKLSALCLT